A window of the Oncorhynchus masou masou isolate Uvic2021 chromosome 13, UVic_Omas_1.1, whole genome shotgun sequence genome harbors these coding sequences:
- the LOC135553064 gene encoding mucin-5AC-like, whose amino-acid sequence MEGKSLVLVLFLWMLSLGLNSTVTLQPHSHSTDFRSSEVTATSDKVSPLEMAQEHLNNAPDEGNYSTVAPSVELKFTVKSKPQTPDQVSTRYISSYLPSIHPLSTKTRKNSQSPQERQTTKYKNNSTVEITADGAEETSPTIGNQPPVSRVTFPWPEGVSPTASPRPSELSSQTTSSTTNQPTEIQTGPGPTNLPMSQSNDSTERIRPSPTGVGFGVTPTRAEFTLNTGRKAQFPSTPSQAPVTSRKSTPTHPTERGPTGSSELPSAATSPATLPPSIAMTKSLTHISTPWTSTQPAKTLATTAASVTASIAIISTKGQSPLMVPTTKHVAATTTTTTKNKPTPPPSKTASKDKSKTIGNHGTVVAVLIGVTLVLMFVSFGVIFVRKRRHQRIQLQNTAWAGPSPFLDSGVQSRLDNDDSSDVHLRGSNRISFSGFLSQRLSKRLSLLQETDEEFRMGEIPTGSTFGRETVLDDVQPSNGTAAVHKEKTQIEVVQPLDNSSSPPPPTSSETTATTHTHDHQPPTSLQVVDLGPDNVPNSAPSHTPPDIPEAILPPLLDVDLGPPSDHASPPPPESTDLPTPPPDLP is encoded by the coding sequence ATGGAGGGAAAGAGTCTTGTTCTTGTGTTGTTTTTGTGGATGCTGTCACTGGGACTGAATAGCACAGTGACACTTCAGCCTCACAGCCACTCCACCGACTTCAGGAGCAGTGAGGTTACTGCAACTTCAGACAAAGTTTCACCTTTAGAAATGGCACAAGAGCACCTCAACAATGCACCAGATGAAGGAAACTATAGCACCGTAGCACCTTCAGTTGAGTTGAAGTTCACAGTGAAGAGTAAACCACAGACTCCAGATCAGGTGTCCACCAGATATATCAGCTCTTATCTGCCTTCAATCCACCCTTTGAGTACGAAAACAAGGAAGAACTCCCAGTCACCTCAGGAGCGCCAAACAACCAAATATAAAAACAACTCCACGGTGGAGATCACAGCAGATGGAGCCGAGGAAACGTCGCCCACTATAGGGAATCAGCCTCCGGTAAGCAGAGTTACTTTTCCCTGGCCGGAGGGTGTAAGTCCAACAGCATCACCTAGACCTTCGGAGTTATCCTCTCAAACAACCTCATCGACAACAAATCAACCAACAGAGATCCAAACAGGGCCTGGTCCAACCAATCTTCCGATGTCGCAGTCCAACGACTCCACAGAGAGGATCCGACCCTCGCCAACTGGTGTTGGATTTGGAGTGACACCGACTAGAGCCGAATTTACTTTGAACACAGGTAGGAAGGCTCAATTTCCCAGCACCCCCTCCCAGGCCCCAGTCACAAGCAGGAAATCAACCCCTACACACCCCACTGAAAGAGGTCCAACAGGCTCATCTGAGCTGCCTAGCGCTGCCACTTCACCCGCCACCCTACCTCCCTCTATAGCCATGACCAAATCTTTAACCCACATCTCCACTCCATGGACATCGACCCAGCCCGCCAAGACCCTTGCCACCACTGCAGCCTCGGTTACTGCTAGTATTGCCATTATCAGCACCAAGGGCCAATCCCCACTAATGGTCCCCACTACAAAACATGTCGCTGCTACCACAACCACCACGACAAAAAATAAACCAACGCCACCTCCGTCAAAAACGGCAAGCAAAGACAAGAGCAAAACGATAGGGAACCATGGCACAGTGGTGGCTGTACTGATTGGTGTGACACTGGTTCTGATGTTTGTCAGTTTTGGGGTCATCTTCGTGAGGAAGCGCAGACATCAGAGGATACAGCTGCAAAACACAGCTTGGGCCGGCCCCTCTCCGTTTCTGGACAGTGGAGTCCAGTCTCGACTGGATAATGACGATAGCAGTGACGTCCACCTGAGGGGCTCCAATCGAATCTCCTTCTCTGGCTTCCTGTCTCAGCGACTCTCCAAGAGGCTGTCTCTGCTCCAGGAAACTGACGAGGAATTCCGGATGGGTGAGATTCCGACAGGAAGTACATTCGGAAGAGAGACTGTTTTAGATGATGTTCAACCGAGTAACGGGACTGCTGCAGTGCACAAAGAAAAGACCCAGATTGAGGTGGTGCAACCTCTGGACAACTcgtcatctcctcctccaccgaCATCTTCAGAGACCACTGCCACAACACACACCCATGACCATCAGCCTCCTACCTCCTTGCAGGTTGTTGATCTGGGGCCAGACAATGTTCCAAATTCCGCTCCCTCTCATACACCACCAGATATCCCTGAAGCTATTCTTCCACCACTGTTGGATGTTGACCTGGGTCCCCCCTCAGACCATGCCAGCCCCCCTCCACCAGAGAGCACAGACCTTCCAACCCCACCCCCTGACCTGCCTTAA
- the LOC135553065 gene encoding oligodendrocyte-myelin glycoprotein-like yields the protein MSDGLDEDPYRIKTVSFHLALIMLPYAPLACLFLLLLSGVLGGLVLSICPAVCSCSRGHRVVDCSSRQLSQLPPGLQHNIRFLNLSHNSLWGLDDQLSHYAHLRTLDLSYNLLGRFPSGLPRALWDIRAAGNQLRALDKNDTAYHWNLRVLDLSANELERVVFINNTLPSLHALNLSHNRFWTVPTNMPHNLEMVDLAHNYLVQILLGSLDRLPRLRRFYLHANRFSWVPEGVFDRLEGLEFLTLGDNPWACEEEENITRLLLWAKHTRAAVLGCPCYTRPTCGQAHLATPGGEWHFTSHTEPPLGADARELGRGGLTPDRAAVVTSGYLAKSALLEPGTHGDRGSANSSGDQTLFVFISTPLHGLSTLTSTTGQPHSAAKKKNTGSTQSRSHGVHTPILYSVVTWNLLVTVTAFKAF from the exons atgagtgatggtCTTGACGAAGATCCATACAGGATCAAAACTGTGTCCTTCCATTT agCCCTCATTATGCTCCCCTACGCCCCGTTGGCCTGCCTCTTCCTGCTCCTCCTGTCGGGGGTGCTGGGGGGGCTGGTCCTGTCCATCTGCCCCGCCGTGTGCTCCTGCAGCCGGGGCCACCGTGTGGTGGACTGCTCCTCGCGGCAGCTCTCACAGCTGCCCCCAGGCCTGCAGCACAACATCCGCTTCCTCAACCTCTCACACAACAG CCTTTGGGGTCTGGACGACCAGCTCAGCCACTACGCCCACCTGCGTACCCTGGACCTGTCCTATAACCTCCTGGGTCGCTTCCCTTCCGGCCTGCCCAGGGCCCTCTGGGACATCCGGGCCGCTGGCAACCAGCTCCGAGCGCTGGACAAGAACGACACGGCCTACCATTGGAACCTGCGGGTACTGGACCTGTCAGCCAACGAGCTGGAGAGGGTGGTCTTCATCAACAACACCCTTCCCAGCCTACATGCCCTAAACTTGAGTCACAACCGGTTCTGGACCGTGCCCACCAACATGCCTCATAATCTGGAGATGGTGGATTTGGCCCACAACTACCTAGTTCAGATCCTCCTGGGATCATTGGACCGGCTGCCCAGGCTGAGGAGGTTCTACCTGCATGCTAATCGCTTCTCCTGGGTGCCGGAGGGGGTATTTGACCGGTTGGAGGGGCTCGAGTTCTTGACACTTGGGGATAACCCTTGGGCTtgtgaagaggaggagaacatCACACGGCTCTTGCTCTGGGCCAAACACACCCGTGCCGCAGTGTTGGGCTGCCCCTGCTACACTAGGCCAACATGTGGGCAAGCCCATCTGGCCACTCCAGGAGGGGAGTGGCACTTTACGTCCCACACAGAGCCTCCGCTGGGGGCTGATGCCAGAGAGCTGGGCCGTGGAGGCCTCACACCGGATAGAGCTGCAGTCGTCACTTCTGGGTACTTGGCTAAGTCTGCGTTGTTGGAGCCTGGGACGCATGGAGACAGAGGGTCTGCCAACAGCTCGGGGGATCAGACATTGTTTGTGTTCATCTCCACCCCCTTGCACGGCCTCTCCACACTCACAAGCACTACAGGGCAGCCACACTCCGCCGCCAAGAAGAAAAACACAGGAAGCACACAGAGCAGAAGCCACGGAGTCCACACACCAATCCTGTATTCTGTAGTCACCTGGAACCTTCTAGTCACGGTGACTGCCTTCAAAGCCTTCTAA